In Pseudobacter ginsenosidimutans, the following are encoded in one genomic region:
- a CDS encoding type IV toxin-antitoxin system AbiEi family antitoxin domain-containing protein: MDFRDAIQDYAEEPLNRQIILDLLKGYKRPNDKIHELVKKGELITVKNGLYVAGPQTKVQQPEPFLIANHLWGPSYVSLESALSYWGFIPERVFETNSVTIKASKIYRTTIGRFRYFNAPLPYFSFGIKSVSLSPKQVVLIASPEKALCDKIIMTPGISLRSTIQATNFLIDDLRIDEDLLLSLNLKEISSWISNAPKKKSLEILVKTISNL, translated from the coding sequence ATGGATTTTAGGGATGCCATTCAAGATTACGCTGAAGAACCGCTGAACAGGCAAATCATTCTCGATTTGCTAAAGGGATATAAGCGTCCTAATGATAAAATTCATGAGCTTGTGAAGAAAGGTGAATTAATTACTGTGAAGAATGGGCTGTATGTTGCAGGCCCTCAAACAAAAGTTCAACAACCAGAACCTTTTCTTATTGCTAATCATCTCTGGGGACCAAGTTATGTTTCTTTGGAATCCGCCCTCTCATATTGGGGATTTATACCTGAAAGAGTGTTTGAGACAAATTCTGTAACAATCAAAGCAAGTAAAATCTATCGAACTACAATAGGAAGGTTTCGCTACTTCAATGCACCTCTCCCTTACTTTTCCTTCGGAATAAAAAGTGTATCACTAAGTCCAAAGCAAGTTGTCTTAATAGCCAGTCCCGAAAAAGCACTTTGCGATAAGATTATTATGACGCCAGGCATTTCTCTAAGAAGCACCATACAGGCAACTAATTTTCTGATTGATGATCTGCGAATTGATGAAGACCTGCTATTATCGCTCAACCTAAAAGAAATTAGCTCCTGGATCAGCAATGCACCCAAAAAGAAGAGTCTTGAAATATTGGTAAAAACAATCAGCAACTTATGA